CTGCAACCAACGGCATGAGTACGTCGAGGAGTTTGACGTGAGGGACTAAATCATGTAGGCGGGGTTGTCGTCGGTGGCGACGCGGGTCTCCGCGGCGAGGCCGCGGCGGAGGTAGAGGGGGAGGGAGAACATGTGGCGGTGGGAGATGCCGTCGTAGAACTTCATGGGCTTTTTGATGCGCTGTGGGATAAGGGCATCGATTTGCTCAGGGGAAGGGTCTTGAGCGGGAGGCTGAGTGTAGGCCAGGTTGAAGCTCCAGAGGGCGACAAAAGAGGCCATGTAAATAGTGTAGGCCTGGACTTTAGGAAAGACGGCGGAGAGGGTGCGGTGTATGGGGGAGAAGGTCTGCCGGAAGAAGGTGATGCCGGCGGGGCCGGACTGGGTGACGAGGATGGCGCCAGGGTTCATTTTAGACTTGACGATGTTATAGAACTCGGTGGTGTAGAGCTTATAGGCGGGGCCGCCTTCCAGGGGATCCACCAGATCGAGGATGAAAGCGTCGAACTTTTCGGTAGTGCCGGCGAGGTACTGGCGGGCGTCCTCGTGCCGCAGCTCGACGCGAGGGTCGTCGAAGGCGCCCTGGTGGTGGCCTGGGAGGTACTTTTTGCAGAGGCCAACAACCTCTTTGTCCAGGTCCACCATGACAACGCGCTGGACGCTCTTGTGGGCCAGCACGTCGCGGAGGGTAGCGCCCTCGCCGCCGCCGCCGATGAAGACGCTGCGCGGGCCGCGAGCGTGGAGGAGCATGGCGGGGTGGACCAGGGCTTCGTGATAAACAAACTCGTCGGCCTCGGTGGACTGGGTCTTGTTGTCCAGGACCAGAGAGCGGCCCAGGGTGGAGGTCTCGAGGATTTCGACGCCCTGATACTGGGTGACGCCGGAGTAGATGGAGTTTTTAATTCGGTAAATGAGCTGCTGGTCGGGCGCAATCAGCTCAAAGTACCACTTGCCGAGGATTTCCATGATGGGCAGGTCTAACGAGGGCCGACGGGCGCCAGGACTTCAGTGCCGCGAAAGATTTCAGACATGCCGGGCTTGCGGCATTCAAACTTTTCGATGAGGTACTGAGCGGCGATCTTAGGCTTGATGGCGGCGCCGCAGGTAAAGATGTCAGCCGCGGCGTATCGGAACTCCGGCCACGTGTGGATGCTTATATGCGATTCGGCAATGGCTAGGACGCCGGTGACGCCCTGAGGTGAAAAGCGGTGAAAGGACTCGCCGATGATGGTGGCGCCGACCTCCTGAGCCGCTTCAACCATTACCTTCTTTACGTACTCTAGATCGTCCAAGAGTGCTGGATTACATTCCTTGAGTTCCAGCAAGACGTGAACCCCTAGTGCATTCAATCACCTGCCCCCCTTTAAAATTTTACACAAACAAGGATTGTAGGGCTTTTGTAGCTAAATCACAAGGGCCATTCCGACCTTTTTATGGAAAGCCAGCCCTTTCCTCCTTGACTCCCCAGCTAATAAATAAATTAATGTGCTCACAAAACAGGGCCAACATGAAAATTTAAAAGGCCCAATAACAATTATGCAATAAGGGCGGGAATATTGCAGTACTGGTTTAGGAGGTCTTGGAAACGGGATATTTTGGCGGGGTGACGGACGGAGACGCTTTCCAGCAGGGCCCCCAGGGTGTTGGACGTGCCATGGGTGTCGTGGGGGGTAATGATTAAGGGAGTGTTACGGGTCTCGACCTCGTGGAAGATGTACTCTACAGGCTCGTGGCCGCCGGTGAGGATGAGGGCGCGGAGGGGTTCGCGAAGGGCGGCGAGCTGGAGGTCCGGCCTGTCGCCGCGGACGACTACTGCCTTGGCCTCGTTTCGTCCGAAATAAGTTGTCCCCGAGTCCATGATGTTGCCGCCGATGAGGAAACTTTCCAAAAGGACCTCAGACTTCTCCTGGCCCATGACCCACTGGGCGTTAAGCTGGCGGGCGACCTGGCCTAGAGTGGGGGCCATCATTACTCGGTCTTCAGGTATAGCGCCGAGGAATTGCTTGCCAAGGGGAGCAAGCGCCTGCTGTACCTCGCAGAGGCGGTATCGAGGGACCATGTTGATGATGACTCCAGCGCTTGTGCCCAGGGACAGGGCCTTGGCGCGGAGGGTGTCGGCGGCGACGCCTTTTTCATATCGCGCCACCAAGACCGCCTTGGCACCGAGGGTCTGGACGGCCTGTTTGGAAATGCCGGACATATCGCCGGCGGGGCCAACGAGGCTGGGGCCTTCCACCACGACAGCTTCATAACGCGACATGTGGGGGGTTAGAGAAGTTTTAACCTTATTGAGCGCCTGGGCGGAGTTGGAGGCGAGGTCGCTCAGGGGGAAGGGAAAATCTGGCTGGGCGATGGCGGCTCCGGGGAATCGCTGGGCGGCGAAGGCGACGTCAGGGTCGCCGGCGGGGTTGCCGGAGAAGAGCTTGGCATAGGCGGCGCGTTTCCCCTGGGAGAGGAGGTGGGCAGCGAGGCCCAGGGCGGCAGCGGTCTTGCCGGCGCCGGGGCGGTCGGTGGCGATGTAGATGAAGGTCATAGGCGGTTAAAGGCAGTATGTGAAATTGGGCACTATTGTAGCACAGCAGGGGGCGGTGTACAGG
This window of the SAR202 cluster bacterium genome carries:
- a CDS encoding spermidine synthase, encoding MEILGKWYFELIAPDQQLIYRIKNSIYSGVTQYQGVEILETSTLGRSLVLDNKTQSTEADEFVYHEALVHPAMLLHARGPRSVFIGGGGEGATLRDVLAHKSVQRVVMVDLDKEVVGLCKKYLPGHHQGAFDDPRVELRHEDARQYLAGTTEKFDAFILDLVDPLEGGPAYKLYTTEFYNIVKSKMNPGAILVTQSGPAGITFFRQTFSPIHRTLSAVFPKVQAYTIYMASFVALWSFNLAYTQPPAQDPSPEQIDALIPQRIKKPMKFYDGISHRHMFSLPLYLRRGLAAETRVATDDNPAYMI
- a CDS encoding phosphotransacetylase family protein, giving the protein MTFIYIATDRPGAGKTAAALGLAAHLLSQGKRAAYAKLFSGNPAGDPDVAFAAQRFPGAAIAQPDFPFPLSDLASNSAQALNKVKTSLTPHMSRYEAVVVEGPSLVGPAGDMSGISKQAVQTLGAKAVLVARYEKGVAADTLRAKALSLGTSAGVIINMVPRYRLCEVQQALAPLGKQFLGAIPEDRVMMAPTLGQVARQLNAQWVMGQEKSEVLLESFLIGGNIMDSGTTYFGRNEAKAVVVRGDRPDLQLAALREPLRALILTGGHEPVEYIFHEVETRNTPLIITPHDTHGTSNTLGALLESVSVRHPAKISRFQDLLNQYCNIPALIA
- the speD gene encoding adenosylmethionine decarboxylase, with the translated sequence MNALGVHVLLELKECNPALLDDLEYVKKVMVEAAQEVGATIIGESFHRFSPQGVTGVLAIAESHISIHTWPEFRYAAADIFTCGAAIKPKIAAQYLIEKFECRKPGMSEIFRGTEVLAPVGPR